In Sphingobacterium zeae, one genomic interval encodes:
- a CDS encoding peptidylprolyl isomerase, translating into MKAIRKVQITLYFVLITVFNGYAQSKHLLFKTEFGNFKAVLYDYTPHHRDLMLRSIRDHVYHDALFNRIIENFVVQGGEHDVDIAKREAADPLHQQPRLAAEFDDRAFHKMGALGAGRDGNPEKASFLNQIYFVVGKKITAAELHNLELKKGIKYTAAQRKEYLAKGGQPRLDHDFTVFGEIYEGFGVIMKISQLKTDNQDYPLQKVPFEIIEISK; encoded by the coding sequence ATGAAAGCGATAAGGAAAGTTCAAATCACGCTATATTTTGTCTTGATTACTGTATTCAATGGTTATGCACAGTCAAAACATCTGCTTTTTAAGACCGAATTCGGTAATTTTAAAGCTGTTCTTTATGACTATACACCTCATCATCGTGATTTAATGTTGCGCTCAATTCGAGATCATGTCTATCACGACGCTTTATTTAATCGGATTATCGAAAATTTTGTTGTTCAGGGCGGAGAGCATGATGTAGATATTGCAAAACGTGAGGCTGCAGATCCTCTTCATCAACAGCCGCGACTGGCGGCGGAATTTGACGATCGTGCTTTTCATAAAATGGGAGCACTTGGCGCCGGACGCGACGGGAACCCTGAAAAGGCATCTTTTTTAAATCAGATCTATTTTGTTGTCGGGAAGAAAATTACAGCAGCGGAACTCCATAATTTGGAATTAAAGAAAGGTATAAAATATACTGCTGCACAAAGGAAAGAGTACCTTGCCAAGGGTGGGCAGCCGAGACTGGATCACGATTTTACTGTTTTTGGTGAAATTTATGAAGGTTTTGGGGTAATCATGAAAATCAGCCAGCTAAAAACGGACAATCAAGATTATCCACTTCAAAAGGTGCCTTTCGAGATTATCGAGATAAGTAAATAA
- a CDS encoding alpha/beta hydrolase, translating to MINTTFISANSDDRFRIGDVAENRFTRENKVVAILLASIVFFFSCTLSYAAKVDTLSIPSASMNKSIKTVVILPQNYSEEVSYPVLYLLHGYSGNYSNWVKNSSISTLADYYGYMVVCPDGGYGSWYWDAQNDKNYQYETFVSKELIAYMDQHYSTVKSRSGRAISGLSMGGHGAMSLAIRHQDTYGAAGSTAGGVDFRPFPLNWEIKDRIGNYADVPQEWDNRVVINMIPKLVNNRLRLIIDCGKEDFFYGVNVALHDKLMYHNINHTFITSEGGHNWEYWSRSIVYQMAFFKKYFDESKKSTNKK from the coding sequence ATGATAAACACTACATTTATTTCGGCAAATTCAGATGATCGATTTCGTATTGGCGATGTTGCTGAAAATCGGTTTACCCGTGAGAATAAGGTCGTTGCAATACTTCTGGCCTCTATTGTTTTCTTTTTTTCGTGTACGTTGTCATATGCGGCCAAAGTGGATACCTTGTCTATTCCCAGTGCCTCAATGAATAAATCGATTAAAACTGTTGTCATTCTTCCTCAAAATTATTCGGAGGAAGTCAGTTATCCAGTGCTTTACTTGTTACATGGATATTCAGGGAATTACAGTAATTGGGTGAAAAACTCCAGCATAAGCACATTAGCCGATTACTATGGATATATGGTGGTATGTCCAGATGGTGGTTATGGAAGCTGGTATTGGGATGCGCAGAACGATAAGAATTATCAGTATGAAACTTTTGTGTCAAAAGAGTTAATTGCATATATGGATCAGCATTATTCTACGGTCAAAAGCCGTAGTGGAAGAGCAATATCGGGATTGAGCATGGGAGGGCATGGGGCTATGTCATTGGCGATTAGGCATCAAGATACATATGGTGCAGCAGGCAGTACAGCCGGCGGAGTAGATTTTAGGCCTTTTCCGTTAAACTGGGAAATTAAAGACCGTATTGGGAATTATGCCGATGTGCCACAAGAATGGGATAATCGTGTTGTTATCAATATGATTCCCAAATTAGTGAATAACAGACTTCGCTTAATAATAGATTGTGGAAAAGAGGATTTCTTCTATGGCGTTAATGTTGCACTCCACGATAAATTGATGTACCACAACATTAATCATACTTTTATTACAAGTGAAGGGGGGCACAATTGGGAATACTGGTCGAGATCAATCGTTTATCAGATGGCTTTTTTTAAGAAGTATTTTGATGAATCTAAAAAAAGTACAAATAAAAAATAA
- a CDS encoding NADP-dependent isocitrate dehydrogenase → MSNKSKIVWTKTDEAPLLATYSFLPIVQAITATADIDVELRDISLAGRILASFPEFLKEDQRIGDALAELGQLATTPEANIIKLPNISASIPQLKGAIAELQQAGYAVPNYPDEATTDEEKSAKAKYAKVLGSAVNPVLREGNSDRRAPKAVKNYAKANPHKMGAWAKDSKTKVASMTSGDFYGSEQSVTVENDGQFKIEFVDEQGAVTELKGLSPLKAGEVIDSSTLSLKALKGFVADAIAEAKAAGVLLSAHLKATMMKVSDPIIFGAIVETYFADVFAQYGDLFKELGINKNNGLGEVYAKIAGHSKEAEVKAAIDDAITNGPALAMVNSDKGITNFHVPSDVIIDASMPAMIRIGGKMWNKDGQEEDTIAMVPDRCYAGVYEATIEDCKEHGALDPKTMGSVPNVGLMAQKAEEYGSHDKTFQAAGNGVIRVVDASGGVFMEQKVDAGDIFRMCQTKDAPIQDWVKLAVNRARLSETPAVFWLDKNRAHDREIIKKVEKYLPEFDTSGLDIRILSPIEATKLTLDRIRKGEDTISVTGNVLRDYLTDLFPILEVGTSAKMLSIVPLMNGGGLFETGAGGSAPKHVEQFLQEGYLRWDSLGEFLALGASLEHLSQTQNNPKALVLAETLDEATEKFLANDKSPARRVGQIDNRGSHFYLTLYWTQALATQTKDAELAKKFATVANVLTENEAKINEELIAAQGRAQNIGGYYFPNDELATQAMRPSETLNNAISSI, encoded by the coding sequence ATGTCAAACAAATCAAAAATTGTTTGGACAAAAACAGATGAAGCTCCTTTATTAGCGACTTATTCGTTTTTGCCTATTGTTCAAGCGATTACAGCTACAGCTGATATCGATGTTGAATTGAGAGATATCTCCTTAGCAGGCCGTATTCTTGCTAGCTTTCCAGAATTTTTAAAAGAAGATCAAAGAATTGGTGATGCATTGGCCGAGTTAGGGCAGTTGGCAACGACTCCTGAGGCAAACATCATTAAATTACCCAATATCTCCGCTTCAATTCCGCAGTTGAAAGGTGCTATCGCTGAACTACAGCAAGCAGGGTACGCTGTTCCCAATTATCCGGATGAAGCAACAACAGACGAGGAAAAATCAGCAAAAGCTAAGTATGCGAAAGTATTAGGTTCTGCTGTGAATCCCGTATTACGTGAAGGAAACTCAGATCGCCGCGCGCCTAAAGCAGTTAAGAATTATGCAAAAGCAAATCCGCATAAAATGGGTGCTTGGGCGAAAGATTCCAAAACAAAGGTTGCTTCGATGACGTCAGGTGATTTCTATGGTTCCGAGCAATCTGTAACTGTTGAAAATGATGGTCAATTTAAAATTGAGTTTGTAGATGAACAAGGTGCAGTAACTGAATTAAAGGGGCTTTCACCGTTAAAAGCTGGTGAGGTCATTGATTCTTCAACCTTGAGTTTAAAAGCATTGAAAGGGTTTGTAGCAGATGCTATCGCAGAAGCGAAAGCGGCAGGTGTATTATTATCTGCGCACCTAAAGGCCACAATGATGAAAGTTTCTGACCCGATTATATTTGGTGCTATTGTGGAAACTTACTTTGCAGATGTTTTTGCGCAGTATGGTGACTTGTTTAAGGAGTTGGGTATTAACAAAAACAACGGATTGGGGGAAGTGTATGCTAAAATCGCTGGTCATTCAAAAGAGGCCGAAGTTAAAGCTGCCATTGATGATGCTATTACAAACGGTCCTGCTTTAGCGATGGTTAATTCGGACAAAGGAATTACCAACTTCCACGTGCCTTCTGATGTTATTATTGACGCTTCTATGCCAGCAATGATTCGTATTGGTGGTAAAATGTGGAATAAAGACGGTCAAGAAGAAGATACTATTGCGATGGTTCCTGATCGTTGTTACGCTGGCGTTTACGAAGCAACAATTGAAGACTGTAAGGAGCATGGTGCTCTAGATCCAAAAACAATGGGTTCTGTGCCAAACGTAGGTTTGATGGCGCAAAAAGCGGAGGAGTACGGTTCACATGACAAAACTTTCCAGGCTGCGGGAAATGGGGTCATCCGAGTAGTAGACGCTTCAGGTGGTGTTTTTATGGAACAAAAAGTGGATGCTGGTGACATCTTCCGTATGTGTCAGACCAAAGACGCACCGATTCAGGACTGGGTGAAATTGGCTGTAAATCGTGCTCGTTTGTCTGAAACACCTGCTGTTTTCTGGTTGGATAAAAACCGCGCTCATGATAGAGAGATCATCAAAAAAGTAGAGAAATACTTGCCTGAATTTGATACATCAGGTTTAGATATTCGAATCTTATCGCCTATTGAAGCGACGAAGCTCACTTTGGACCGTATCCGTAAGGGAGAAGATACGATTTCGGTAACAGGTAACGTATTGCGTGATTATTTAACGGATTTATTTCCAATTTTGGAAGTTGGTACATCTGCTAAAATGTTATCTATTGTTCCGTTAATGAATGGCGGTGGTCTATTTGAAACAGGTGCTGGTGGTTCGGCTCCAAAGCACGTTGAGCAATTTCTTCAAGAAGGTTACTTGCGTTGGGATTCATTAGGCGAATTCTTAGCACTTGGTGCTTCGTTAGAACACTTGTCTCAAACGCAGAATAATCCCAAAGCGCTTGTATTGGCGGAGACCTTGGATGAAGCAACAGAAAAATTCTTAGCGAACGATAAATCTCCGGCACGTCGAGTTGGTCAAATTGATAATCGTGGATCACATTTCTATTTGACGTTATACTGGACCCAAGCTTTGGCAACACAGACAAAAGATGCTGAATTAGCTAAGAAATTTGCGACCGTTGCAAACGTGTTAACAGAAAATGAAGCGAAAATCAATGAAGAATTGATCGCTGCGCAAGGTCGTGCTCAAAACATCGGTGGATATTATTTTCCGAACGATGAATTGGCAACACAAGCAATGCGTCCATCTGAAACTTTAAATAATGCAATTTCTAGCATTTAA
- a CDS encoding glycoside hydrolase family 43 protein — MIKTLLTSTALLLSATVFAQKNPVITGNYADPEGIVYGDKYWIFPTYSAPYEEQIFFDAFSSSDLASWTKHSRILDNSNVKWAKKAMWAPAVLENKGKYYLFFGANDVHQGEIGGIGVAVAEKPEGPYTDLLGKPLINDIINGAQPIDQFVFKDKDGTFYMYYGGWKHCNMVKLKPDFTGLLPFDDGSFYKEITPKDYVEGPFMFIKDGKYYFMWSEGGWTGPDYKVAYAIADSPFGPFERIGTILERDPEVAVGAGHHSVIKVPNEDKYFIVYHRRPLGKDGANERVTCIEEMKFDKNGHIIPVKMTFTGVKYPLK, encoded by the coding sequence ATGATTAAAACACTTTTAACATCAACAGCACTACTTTTATCCGCTACAGTTTTTGCTCAAAAGAATCCCGTTATAACTGGAAATTACGCTGATCCTGAAGGCATTGTATACGGGGACAAATATTGGATATTTCCAACCTATTCGGCACCTTATGAAGAGCAGATATTCTTCGATGCCTTTTCATCATCAGATTTAGCTTCTTGGACAAAGCACAGCCGCATTTTGGATAACAGTAACGTAAAATGGGCAAAAAAAGCCATGTGGGCACCCGCAGTATTGGAAAACAAAGGCAAATATTACCTGTTTTTCGGAGCCAATGATGTACATCAGGGTGAGATCGGCGGCATCGGGGTTGCTGTGGCCGAAAAGCCAGAAGGTCCCTATACCGACCTATTGGGCAAACCCTTAATCAACGATATTATCAATGGCGCTCAACCGATAGATCAGTTTGTTTTCAAAGATAAAGACGGAACTTTCTATATGTATTACGGCGGCTGGAAGCATTGCAATATGGTTAAGCTCAAGCCAGATTTCACAGGCTTGCTCCCTTTTGATGATGGTAGCTTTTATAAAGAAATCACCCCTAAAGATTACGTCGAAGGACCATTTATGTTCATAAAAGATGGAAAATATTATTTCATGTGGTCGGAAGGCGGCTGGACAGGCCCCGACTACAAAGTCGCTTATGCCATCGCCGATTCGCCATTTGGGCCTTTTGAGCGCATCGGGACCATATTAGAACGAGATCCCGAAGTCGCTGTTGGAGCCGGACATCATTCGGTTATCAAAGTACCTAATGAGGACAAATATTTTATAGTTTACCACCGTAGACCACTCGGCAAAGATGGAGCTAACGAGCGAGTAACTTGCATAGAAGAAATGAAATTTGACAAAAATGGCCACATCATACCTGTGAAGATGACCTTTACGGGTGTCAAATATCCATTAAAATAG
- a CDS encoding aldo/keto reductase, translating to MKSIQLNNGTEIPSIGFGTWQIPDGDEAYQAVREALDAGYTHIDTAAIYGNEKSIGKAIKDSGIDRHSLFVTTKLWNTERGYDKTIAAFEKSLNDLQMNYVDLYLIHWPANETQFEHWAKINADTWRAFEDLYEKGKVKAIGVSNFPKDYLEKLLETAKVVPAVNQIEFHPGYLQKDTVALCQSNGILVEAWSPLGSGRILQDETLLELAKEKNTSVGQICIKFALSQGILPLPKSTNPDNIKRNLVIDSFDLTEDDIETIRSLPEIGFSGSNPKTVAF from the coding sequence ATGAAATCAATTCAATTGAACAATGGAACTGAAATTCCATCCATTGGCTTTGGAACATGGCAAATTCCAGATGGAGATGAAGCTTATCAGGCAGTCAGAGAAGCACTTGACGCTGGCTATACACATATTGATACCGCAGCTATTTATGGAAATGAAAAGAGTATTGGAAAGGCGATAAAAGACAGCGGGATCGACCGCCATTCGTTATTTGTTACCACAAAGCTCTGGAACACTGAGCGCGGATACGACAAAACGATTGCAGCTTTTGAAAAATCGCTAAATGATCTACAAATGAACTATGTCGACCTTTACCTGATCCATTGGCCAGCCAATGAGACACAATTTGAGCATTGGGCCAAAATCAATGCCGATACATGGCGAGCCTTTGAAGATTTATATGAAAAAGGGAAGGTAAAAGCCATTGGCGTAAGTAATTTTCCAAAAGACTACCTTGAAAAATTATTGGAGACAGCCAAAGTAGTACCTGCCGTGAACCAAATTGAATTTCATCCGGGCTATCTTCAGAAGGATACTGTAGCGCTATGTCAGTCCAATGGCATTCTCGTTGAGGCTTGGTCGCCGCTCGGTTCTGGAAGAATATTGCAGGATGAAACACTACTTGAACTGGCAAAAGAAAAAAATACGAGTGTTGGACAAATCTGTATTAAATTTGCGCTGTCTCAAGGAATCTTACCCCTGCCAAAATCGACCAATCCAGATAATATAAAGAGAAATTTAGTGATCGACAGTTTCGATCTGACAGAAGACGATATCGAAACTATTCGCTCATTGCCAGAAATTGGATTTTCTGGATCGAATCCTAAAACAGTCGCCTTTTAA
- a CDS encoding MGMT family protein, which yields MEEKFKKQVYELAKLIPQGRVTTYGTIAKALGYPNHSRHVGKAMGGCPADVPAHRVISSGGVLAVPGFQERLESEGLVVQNSRVKDFKKFFWDPMKELID from the coding sequence ATGGAGGAGAAATTCAAAAAACAAGTATATGAATTGGCTAAACTGATTCCACAGGGACGGGTTACCACCTATGGGACGATTGCCAAGGCCTTAGGTTATCCCAATCATTCGCGGCATGTTGGCAAGGCAATGGGTGGATGCCCGGCCGATGTTCCGGCCCACCGAGTGATTTCAAGTGGCGGGGTGCTAGCAGTGCCTGGATTTCAGGAACGTTTGGAATCGGAAGGACTCGTTGTACAGAATTCTCGAGTTAAGGATTTTAAAAAGTTTTTCTGGGATCCAATGAAGGAATTAATTGATTAA
- a CDS encoding DUF4377 domain-containing protein, producing the protein MKKSSIQHLLLMFLALLLPYQNLLAQRSSFRLKVKSGLSKAPPYLVKYYNSNQWEKFYAKILKFDYDPKFEYHIKVLKHKNDSHPRYSLMKIISKSLMQNTEVRIWEVGENYVYAPKHEQMKCLQIKSDKSNKWEYLSAPIHGFDYQEGYRYRVRVKKTKRGDTDSFNYSLIDILSKERTNELPSVAAFLARFKWNLLQLNGKDVSSSKASMGFDAKNGTIEGTTGCNIFWGAFHIKGNKITFNHIASTMRSCNTIHIENEFFQIFEQKKIQFDIAEQTLNLYYDGKLVMMFGLERE; encoded by the coding sequence ATGAAGAAGTCCTCAATACAGCATTTGTTATTAATGTTTTTAGCGCTCTTATTACCATACCAAAATTTACTTGCCCAACGCTCTTCTTTTCGGTTAAAAGTAAAATCAGGCCTTTCGAAAGCCCCACCTTATCTTGTCAAATACTACAATAGCAATCAGTGGGAGAAATTCTATGCTAAAATTCTCAAGTTTGATTATGACCCAAAATTTGAATACCATATCAAAGTCCTTAAGCACAAAAACGATTCGCATCCACGATATAGCTTGATGAAAATAATCTCCAAATCGCTAATGCAAAATACCGAAGTCCGCATATGGGAGGTTGGAGAAAATTATGTATATGCGCCAAAGCATGAACAAATGAAATGCCTTCAAATAAAATCGGACAAATCGAATAAGTGGGAATATCTAAGTGCACCAATTCATGGTTTTGATTATCAGGAAGGCTACCGCTATCGTGTTCGAGTAAAGAAAACGAAACGAGGAGATACTGATTCTTTTAATTACAGTTTAATTGACATCCTTTCCAAAGAACGTACAAATGAATTGCCCAGTGTAGCGGCCTTTCTAGCTCGGTTTAAATGGAATTTACTTCAATTGAATGGAAAGGATGTGAGCTCAAGTAAGGCGAGTATGGGCTTCGATGCCAAGAATGGTACGATCGAAGGCACGACGGGCTGTAACATTTTTTGGGGCGCATTTCACATTAAAGGCAATAAAATCACCTTTAACCACATAGCAAGTACTATGCGTTCCTGTAATACCATACATATAGAAAATGAGTTCTTCCAAATATTCGAACAAAAGAAAATCCAATTCGATATCGCTGAACAGACTCTAAACTTGTATTATGACGGTAAGCTAGTGATGATGTTTGGGTTGGAGCGAGAATAA
- the mgrA gene encoding L-glyceraldehyde 3-phosphate reductase: protein MQYTPNPDRYHNMIYNRCGQSGLLLPAISLGMWHNFGDDTPHQTKVDICTTAFDLGITHFDLANNYGPPAGSAEKAFGRILHEQFHGLRDEIIISSKAGYHMWSGPYGEWGSRKYLISSCEQSLKRLGIDYVDIFYSHRFDPNTPLEETMLALDHLVRSGKALYVGISSYNSQRTKEAYAILKSLGTPFIIHQPSYSMLNRWVETDGLLDTLESIGIGSIVFSPLAQGMLTDKYLHEVPQDSRASQSKSLHKKFLNEENQKNILSLHAIAQRRGQSLAQMAIAWVLRKKQVTSALIGASKPQQVKDCVAALKNLFFSQDEIQEIDLYAKDGHINIWAQSAEIDQER, encoded by the coding sequence ATGCAGTATACACCAAATCCAGACCGATACCATAATATGATCTATAACCGCTGCGGCCAATCCGGCCTTTTATTGCCAGCAATATCTTTAGGCATGTGGCATAATTTCGGAGACGACACTCCGCATCAAACCAAAGTAGATATCTGTACGACGGCATTTGACCTCGGCATTACGCATTTCGATCTTGCAAACAATTATGGACCACCTGCTGGAAGTGCTGAAAAAGCCTTTGGACGAATTTTACATGAACAATTTCACGGCCTACGGGACGAAATCATCATTTCATCAAAAGCAGGTTATCACATGTGGAGTGGACCATATGGAGAATGGGGTAGCCGTAAATATCTAATCTCAAGCTGCGAACAATCACTTAAACGACTGGGTATCGACTACGTTGATATCTTCTATTCCCATCGTTTCGACCCTAACACCCCATTAGAAGAAACCATGTTGGCGCTGGATCATTTGGTCCGTAGCGGAAAAGCGCTTTATGTAGGTATTTCATCTTATAATTCCCAAAGGACTAAGGAAGCTTATGCGATCCTAAAATCATTAGGGACACCCTTCATTATTCACCAGCCCAGCTATTCCATGCTTAATAGATGGGTAGAAACTGACGGCTTACTTGATACCTTGGAGTCGATTGGAATTGGCTCTATTGTATTTTCGCCACTTGCGCAAGGCATGCTCACCGACAAATACTTGCATGAAGTCCCTCAAGACAGTCGTGCTTCGCAATCTAAATCACTTCATAAAAAATTCCTAAATGAAGAGAATCAAAAAAATATCCTTTCTTTACATGCTATCGCACAGCGTAGAGGACAATCTTTGGCGCAAATGGCTATCGCTTGGGTCCTACGTAAGAAACAGGTAACATCTGCGCTGATCGGTGCATCAAAACCGCAGCAAGTTAAAGATTGTGTAGCTGCACTAAAAAATTTGTTTTTTAGTCAAGACGAGATTCAAGAAATTGATCTCTATGCAAAAGACGGTCATATTAACATCTGGGCACAATCCGCAGAGATTGATCAAGAACGATAA